From a single Rosa rugosa chromosome 7, drRosRugo1.1, whole genome shotgun sequence genomic region:
- the LOC133720324 gene encoding agamous-like MADS-box protein AGL61 → MEGGKKTKGRQKIPIKKIENANERQVTFCKRKSGVIKKASEMSTLTGAHVGLVIFSEAGKPYSFGSPSIESVAGRFLPELQNQNQISDDARAVLEANRQARVDGILRIHNDLESKLKEDRDRAKELRKRERARTSKDQGGPGWWEKPMEGLELAELKQMHSSYERLQNDLSSYLKSTASAGGSSSSAGATGIPPGTLPARFGLE, encoded by the coding sequence ATGGAAGGAGGCAAGAAAACAAAAGGCAGGCAAAAGATTCCAATAAAAAAGATTGAGAACGCTAACGAACGTCAAGTGACGTTTTGTAAACGAAAATCTGGCGTTATCAAAAAAGCCAGTGAAATGTCGACCCTCACTGGTGCACATGTTGGTTTAGTGATATTCTCCGAGGCCGGGAAACCATACTCTTTCGGCAGTCCCTCTATTGAATCTGTAGCCGGCCGATTCTTGCCGGAGctacaaaaccaaaaccaaattagTGATGATGCCCGTGCTGTACTTGAGGCTAATCGCCAGGCAAGAGTCGATGGTATCCTCAGGATACACAACGACTTAGAAAGCAAGCTGAAAGAAGACAGAGATCGAGCAAAGGAGCTTCGGAAAAGAGAAAGGGCAAGAACAAGCAAAGATCAGGGCGGACCTGGCTGGTGGGAGAAACCTATGGAGGGGCTTGAGTTGGCGGAACTCAAACAGATGCATTCTTCCTATGAACGTCTCCAGAATGATCTATCCTCCTATCTCAAAAGCACCGCCTCTGCTGGTGGCTCCTCATCATCTGCCGGCGCAACCGGTATCCCTCCTGGTACATTGCCTGCACGCTTCGGATTGGAGTAG